Proteins encoded within one genomic window of Paraglaciecola psychrophila 170:
- a CDS encoding DUF3185 family protein: MNNKIIGIVLIVLGVALALWGYDVFDSASSQISRAFSGDTHIEAWLSMVGGVICAAIGISKIR; this comes from the coding sequence ATGAATAACAAAATTATTGGCATTGTACTAATTGTTCTAGGTGTGGCTTTAGCCTTGTGGGGTTACGATGTATTTGACTCGGCAAGCTCTCAGATTAGCCGTGCATTCAGTGGTGATACTCACATTGAGGCTTGGTTAAGCATGGTTGGCGGTGTTATTTGTGCTGCCATTGGTATCTCCAAGATAAGGTAG
- a CDS encoding GntR family transcriptional regulator, translating into MTDKQPAEALYQQLKQDIRDNKLPIASPLKQQQLAADYGVSRIPIRDVLQRLKNEGWLTQSGKRGVMVHPLSATEAEDLYIMRMYLEPLILGHAMPKLNHQILGQATDILEQLQQPKLSIAQHGELNWQFHACLYGLAKRPTLFNIANLHQLCSRYIGFHSVELDYLEISQQQHYQLLEAIKAKQLGKARAILRQHIAKAGETLVAYLHKNMHF; encoded by the coding sequence ATGACTGACAAACAGCCAGCAGAAGCCTTATATCAGCAATTAAAACAAGATATCCGTGACAATAAGCTGCCTATAGCGAGTCCTTTAAAACAACAACAATTGGCCGCTGACTATGGCGTCAGTCGTATCCCTATTCGTGATGTGTTGCAGCGATTAAAAAATGAGGGTTGGCTAACGCAAAGCGGAAAACGAGGGGTGATGGTGCATCCGTTAAGTGCGACCGAAGCAGAAGACTTATACATAATGCGTATGTATCTAGAGCCACTTATTCTTGGTCACGCCATGCCAAAGCTCAATCACCAAATATTGGGACAAGCCACTGATATTTTAGAACAACTGCAGCAACCAAAGCTCAGTATTGCCCAACATGGTGAACTCAATTGGCAGTTTCATGCTTGTCTTTATGGCTTAGCTAAAAGGCCTACTCTGTTTAATATCGCCAACCTGCATCAACTTTGTTCACGTTATATTGGATTTCATTCTGTTGAGCTAGATTATTTAGAAATCAGTCAGCAACAGCATTACCAGCTATTAGAAGCTATAAAAGCCAAACAACTAGGCAAGGCTAGAGCCATCTTAAGGCAACATATTGCTAAAGCTGGTGAGACCTTAGTGGCTTATTTACATAAAAACATGCATTTTTAA
- a CDS encoding benzoate/H(+) symporter BenE family transporter, giving the protein MKIKNFISDLSLSAISAGFIAVLVGYASAWAIVYQAAIAAGASNEIIESWIWALGMSMGLGCLGLSLYYKRPIIIAWSTPGAALLASTLSGNSVSEAIGIFVFVGVLTLLTGLSGWFDALTKRIPLPLASAMLAGILVQFGLSIFTSLQSDPLMVGIMLVTFLFAKRWLPRYAIVAVLLAGFVCAYSFELINLQQVRWSLATPVWTWPEFNLSLLIGVGLPLFVVTMTSQNVPGIAILRATGHNQAPVSPILSWTGGLNVLFAPFGAFTLNLAAITAAICASEEAHPDPDKRYIAGVFAGAFNILAGICGATVVSLFAAFPAAMIAALAGLALLGIIGASLQSTFEQPDYRDAALITFLVTASGVSFFNIASAFWGITIGLGTLAISRFARA; this is encoded by the coding sequence ATGAAGATCAAAAACTTTATATCAGACCTCAGCCTATCCGCTATTAGTGCCGGTTTTATCGCGGTATTAGTCGGTTATGCCAGTGCATGGGCGATTGTATATCAAGCAGCGATTGCCGCTGGCGCTAGCAATGAAATAATTGAATCATGGATATGGGCCTTGGGTATGAGCATGGGACTGGGCTGTTTAGGCTTATCGTTGTATTACAAACGCCCCATCATCATTGCTTGGTCCACTCCAGGTGCCGCATTACTGGCCAGCACACTCAGCGGTAATAGTGTTAGCGAAGCTATTGGTATTTTTGTATTTGTTGGGGTGTTAACTCTGCTAACTGGTTTGTCTGGTTGGTTCGATGCTTTAACCAAACGTATCCCTTTGCCATTAGCTTCGGCCATGTTGGCTGGTATATTAGTTCAGTTTGGCTTGAGTATATTTACCTCACTACAAAGTGATCCGCTAATGGTGGGGATAATGCTAGTGACTTTTCTATTCGCCAAAAGGTGGTTACCTCGGTATGCAATAGTGGCAGTGCTACTAGCCGGATTTGTTTGTGCTTATTCCTTTGAGTTAATCAACCTACAGCAAGTCAGATGGTCGCTAGCTACGCCAGTTTGGACATGGCCAGAATTCAATTTAAGTTTGTTGATAGGTGTAGGGTTACCCCTGTTCGTCGTGACCATGACGTCACAAAATGTGCCGGGCATTGCGATTTTACGCGCCACTGGTCATAACCAAGCGCCGGTATCCCCGATACTCAGTTGGACAGGTGGACTAAACGTATTGTTCGCGCCTTTTGGTGCTTTCACTTTAAATTTGGCGGCTATTACAGCGGCCATATGTGCCAGTGAAGAGGCTCACCCTGATCCAGATAAACGTTATATTGCGGGAGTATTCGCAGGGGCATTTAATATACTGGCGGGTATTTGTGGCGCCACTGTAGTGAGTTTGTTTGCGGCTTTTCCCGCTGCCATGATTGCGGCGTTAGCAGGCTTGGCTTTGTTGGGTATTATTGGCGCAAGTTTACAATCGACATTTGAGCAGCCCGACTATCGTGATGCTGCCTTGATAACCTTTTTAGTGACGGCCTCTGGTGTGTCTTTTTTCAATATCGCCTCAGCATTTTGGGGTATTACCATTGGGCTTGGCACATTGGCCATTAGCCGTTTTGCGAGGGCGTAA
- a CDS encoding sensor histidine kinase — protein MLKWQRLHHERNIPLSTDSISETSVVSIDAPRIQQVLSILLDNAIKYSPPDLPVEVSVKLSDSLISISIKDSGKGISATEIENIFERFVRFSKHNQGLGLGLPVAKAIIEAHGGKITVESVLGEGSIFSVTLHIEQTQ, from the coding sequence GTGCTAAAATGGCAAAGGCTTCATCATGAGCGCAATATTCCATTATCTACAGACTCAATATCTGAGACTTCAGTAGTGTCTATCGATGCACCGAGAATTCAACAGGTGTTATCTATTTTGCTCGATAACGCTATCAAGTACTCACCCCCAGATTTACCCGTAGAAGTGAGTGTGAAACTGAGTGACAGCCTTATTAGCATTTCTATAAAAGACTCAGGTAAAGGTATTTCAGCCACTGAAATTGAAAATATATTTGAACGCTTTGTGCGTTTCAGTAAACATAATCAAGGACTTGGATTAGGCTTACCCGTAGCCAAGGCAATTATAGAAGCCCATGGCGGAAAAATAACGGTAGAATCTGTTCTAGGCGAAGGCTCTATTTTTTCAGTTACATTACATATAGAACAAACCCAATGA
- a CDS encoding tetratricopeptide repeat-containing sulfotransferase family protein encodes MAENVSKQSTKNHIKIDDIKRALQSGDTENAISLSKQGLRNLEDSVEKTQENTQEKADVLYILAVAQRTKGLIGEATETIKTLIATEPNHARAHQENGYLSLSAGNKPNAATAFARATKLNPALLSSWQKLAPLYSELNHPEAHTFATQRINYLAQLPVEIRGAQDLMYEGKLGIADKVCRRFLQNHKHHAETMLLLAEIGIRLKLYHEAEFLLESCIEIHPTYEAARAEFVQLLSKLGKFSQAKQQAEILLNKHPDNIQYLAAKASAMVGVGEVEPAIVLYQQVIHDARNELPGIQLLLGHANKANGNIEQAVAAYQQAYKIRPDFGDAYWSLANTKTYRFSDNELALMQAQLDKIDIEQDDKIHLEFALAKAYEDRQQFDTAFSYYQNGNTLKNHSSHYSQSKMSEQVTAQKAVFNTDFFSMHQDVGDQTPAPIFIVGLPRAGSTLLEQILASHSQVDGTMELHNVMGVAARLSGSKSGYPNVVNEIDNEYFARFGKQFIEDTRCYRQGAAFFIDKMPNNFMHIGLIKAMLPNAKIIDARRDPIACCFSGYKQLFAEGHEFSYDLDNLVHYYQSYQSLMAHWDEVLPGFVLKVQHEDVIDDLETQVRRILDFCQLPFESSCLHFYKTKRTIKTPSSEQVRQPINSSARDQWKKFETHLSPLTHTFSAK; translated from the coding sequence GTGGCAGAAAACGTCAGTAAACAAAGCACCAAAAACCACATTAAGATTGACGATATCAAACGTGCACTTCAATCAGGCGACACTGAAAACGCCATATCACTTTCAAAGCAAGGACTAAGAAACCTAGAAGACTCTGTAGAAAAGACTCAAGAAAACACCCAGGAAAAAGCTGATGTACTATATATTCTAGCTGTTGCACAGCGAACTAAAGGCTTGATTGGTGAAGCAACTGAAACAATCAAAACACTCATCGCAACTGAACCAAATCACGCACGTGCCCATCAAGAAAATGGCTATCTATCACTAAGCGCAGGCAACAAGCCTAACGCAGCAACAGCGTTTGCCAGAGCCACTAAGCTTAATCCAGCATTGTTATCCAGTTGGCAAAAATTAGCGCCTCTTTACAGTGAGCTGAACCATCCTGAAGCGCACACATTCGCCACACAACGGATCAATTACCTTGCTCAACTACCAGTTGAAATACGTGGCGCGCAAGATCTTATGTATGAGGGAAAGTTAGGTATAGCTGATAAAGTTTGTCGACGTTTTTTACAAAATCATAAACATCATGCTGAAACCATGCTGCTGTTGGCTGAAATCGGTATCAGATTAAAACTCTATCATGAAGCCGAGTTCCTCTTAGAGAGTTGCATTGAAATACACCCAACCTATGAAGCCGCAAGAGCAGAGTTTGTACAATTATTATCTAAACTAGGTAAATTTAGCCAAGCCAAACAACAGGCTGAAATTTTACTCAACAAACACCCTGATAATATCCAATATCTAGCAGCAAAAGCCAGCGCAATGGTGGGAGTAGGTGAAGTTGAACCCGCTATCGTACTTTATCAACAAGTCATACATGACGCGCGTAACGAACTTCCCGGTATACAGCTGCTACTTGGCCATGCTAACAAAGCAAACGGTAACATCGAACAGGCAGTAGCCGCTTATCAACAAGCTTACAAAATTCGCCCTGACTTCGGTGATGCCTATTGGAGTTTGGCTAATACTAAAACCTATCGATTCAGCGATAACGAACTAGCCTTGATGCAGGCTCAACTGGATAAAATCGATATTGAACAAGACGACAAAATCCATCTTGAGTTTGCGCTGGCGAAAGCCTATGAAGATCGCCAACAATTCGACACAGCTTTTAGTTATTACCAAAATGGTAATACTTTAAAAAACCACAGCAGTCATTATTCTCAATCCAAGATGAGTGAACAAGTTACAGCTCAAAAAGCGGTGTTCAATACAGATTTTTTCAGCATGCACCAAGATGTAGGCGACCAAACACCTGCCCCCATTTTTATAGTAGGGCTTCCTAGAGCTGGTTCGACTTTATTAGAACAAATACTCGCGTCTCACTCGCAAGTAGATGGCACTATGGAGTTACACAATGTGATGGGGGTAGCAGCAAGATTAAGCGGAAGTAAAAGCGGTTACCCAAACGTTGTTAATGAAATTGACAATGAATACTTTGCTCGTTTTGGTAAACAATTTATTGAAGACACCCGATGCTATCGCCAAGGGGCTGCCTTTTTTATAGATAAGATGCCAAATAACTTTATGCATATTGGCTTAATCAAAGCCATGTTGCCCAATGCCAAAATAATTGACGCTAGGCGTGATCCCATTGCGTGTTGTTTTAGTGGTTATAAACAACTGTTTGCTGAAGGTCATGAATTTTCGTATGACTTAGACAATCTCGTTCACTATTACCAGTCTTATCAATCTTTAATGGCACATTGGGATGAAGTATTACCCGGCTTTGTTTTAAAAGTTCAGCACGAAGACGTAATAGACGATCTGGAGACTCAGGTTAGGCGCATATTAGATTTTTGCCAGTTACCCTTTGAATCATCTTGTTTGCACTTTTATAAAACCAAACGCACTATAAAAACCCCTAGCTCAGAGCAGGTTCGCCAACCCATTAATTCTTCCGCAAGAGACCAATGGAAGAAATTTGAGACCCACCTCAGTCCATTAACGCATACATTTTCAGCTAAATAA
- a CDS encoding SDR family oxidoreductase: MIRQNILITGASSGLGKGMAIEFAKMGRNLALCARRMDNLEALKQELLTINPDIKVFIRSLDVNDHDQVFEVVKAFAADLGSLDRVIVNAGMGKGASLGTGYFKANKQTAVTNFVSALAQCEAAMEIFRSQNAGHLVTISSVSAVRGARRAMTVYAATKAALTSMSEGIRIDVLNTPIKVTTIHPGFIRTEINEKVKTVPFIVDLETGCKAIVKDIEKEVASCFVPKWPWALFRYIARIAPLSLLAKMS, translated from the coding sequence ATGATCAGACAAAATATTTTAATTACGGGTGCTAGCTCGGGTTTGGGTAAAGGCATGGCGATTGAGTTTGCCAAGATGGGGCGTAACTTAGCTTTATGCGCACGCAGAATGGACAACTTAGAGGCACTTAAACAAGAATTGTTGACAATTAACCCCGATATTAAAGTGTTTATTCGCTCATTAGATGTTAACGACCACGACCAAGTGTTTGAGGTAGTCAAAGCCTTTGCTGCAGATTTAGGCAGTCTGGACCGCGTAATAGTGAATGCTGGAATGGGTAAAGGGGCCTCGTTAGGCACAGGGTATTTTAAAGCCAATAAACAAACTGCTGTGACCAACTTTGTTTCAGCCTTAGCCCAATGTGAAGCAGCCATGGAAATTTTTCGAAGTCAAAACGCAGGGCATTTAGTCACAATATCCTCGGTCAGTGCAGTACGTGGGGCCCGCAGAGCCATGACAGTTTATGCTGCCACCAAAGCCGCGTTAACCTCGATGTCTGAAGGTATTCGTATTGATGTACTTAACACACCGATTAAAGTTACCACTATTCATCCAGGCTTTATTCGTACTGAGATAAATGAAAAAGTAAAAACGGTGCCTTTTATTGTAGACTTAGAAACAGGCTGTAAAGCCATAGTCAAAGATATCGAAAAAGAAGTGGCGAGCTGTTTTGTGCCAAAATGGCCTTGGGCTTTATTTAGGTACATTGCGCGAATTGCGCCATTAAGTCTGTTAGCTAAAATGAGTTAA
- a CDS encoding VOC family protein codes for MFSHVMLGANDIQESKKFYDAILGALGYDEGTIDPKGRCFYFTKTGILGLSVPINGEPACHGNGSTLGFAVETTELGDAWHAAGLANGGVACEDPPGVRDGGAMKLYLAYLRDPAGNKICAMKRMT; via the coding sequence ATGTTCAGTCATGTGATGTTAGGTGCTAACGATATACAAGAGTCAAAGAAGTTTTACGATGCCATACTAGGTGCACTGGGATATGACGAAGGGACAATTGATCCTAAGGGTCGTTGTTTCTATTTCACTAAAACAGGTATTTTGGGTCTAAGTGTACCCATTAATGGTGAGCCTGCGTGTCACGGTAATGGCAGTACTTTGGGGTTTGCAGTCGAAACCACAGAACTTGGTGATGCATGGCATGCAGCTGGTCTAGCAAACGGTGGAGTAGCTTGTGAAGATCCTCCTGGTGTGCGTGATGGCGGTGCGATGAAGTTATATTTAGCTTATCTTCGAGACCCTGCAGGCAACAAAATCTGTGCTATGAAGCGCATGACCTAG
- a CDS encoding BCCT family transporter has protein sequence MALTRIDQHLNRPVFYLSSLSILALVLFALITPQAADVFFTNLQSVIIKNGSWFYVVSVAIILLTVLYVGFSSFGEIRLGPDHCKPDFSLPSWLSMLFAAGMGIGLMFFGVAEPVMHFLSPPTATQGTTEAVREAMKMTFFHWGLHAWAIYAVVGLILAYFSFRLNLPLTLRSALYPMIGDRIYGWAGHTVDILAVVSTVFGIATSLGLGAAQINSGLSYLFGLEESIPVQIYLMIGIIAVAIVSVATGLDKGIRRLSELNMILAIALLLFILILGPTVFLLAAYVQNTGAYLSDIVRNTFNLFAYDKTDWIGGWTIFYWGWWLAWAPFVGLFIARISRGRTIREFVIGVLVIPTAFTLFWMTVFGNSAIDLIYTQGVDNLGEMVSTNAPVALFVFLENFPFQQFLSGIATLMVVVFFVTSCDSGAMVVDMLCSHGRNDTPIWQRIYWAVGVGLVAAILLTAGGLNALQTMTIATALPFSIILLLSLVGLIKALRIENHKKASLAMNLHPHPSTTDSGWEQRLSSIIQFPNKTAVTHFIDTTARPALDKVCLELAKNQVESEIVNESGMLSLNVQYGSEHSFVFGVKCEKYRQPSYSPDNEEFQEGSDDHTYYRAEVHLAEGGQDYDIMGWSKQAVINDVIDQYHKHQHFLHLLR, from the coding sequence GTGGCTCTAACCCGAATAGATCAACACCTAAATCGCCCCGTTTTTTATCTTTCTTCATTATCAATTTTAGCTTTAGTTTTATTTGCATTGATAACGCCGCAAGCGGCGGATGTTTTTTTTACTAACTTACAAAGCGTTATCATTAAAAATGGTAGTTGGTTTTACGTGGTGTCGGTAGCGATCATTTTGCTCACCGTGTTATATGTCGGCTTTTCTAGCTTTGGGGAAATACGCCTTGGTCCAGATCACTGTAAACCTGACTTTTCCTTGCCTAGTTGGCTATCGATGTTATTTGCTGCGGGTATGGGAATTGGGTTGATGTTCTTTGGTGTCGCCGAACCGGTAATGCATTTTTTATCACCCCCTACCGCAACGCAAGGCACAACAGAAGCGGTGCGAGAAGCGATGAAAATGACCTTCTTTCATTGGGGATTACATGCTTGGGCAATCTATGCGGTAGTCGGTTTAATCTTAGCCTATTTTAGTTTTAGACTAAATTTACCCCTCACCTTACGCTCTGCTTTGTATCCTATGATTGGCGATCGCATTTATGGCTGGGCTGGCCATACAGTAGATATTCTTGCTGTGGTGAGCACTGTCTTCGGTATCGCTACCTCCCTAGGCTTGGGTGCAGCACAAATAAACTCTGGGCTAAGCTATTTGTTTGGCTTAGAAGAGTCCATACCTGTCCAAATTTATTTAATGATCGGCATTATTGCTGTTGCCATTGTTTCAGTTGCCACTGGTTTAGATAAGGGTATTCGCCGCTTGTCAGAACTGAATATGATTTTGGCTATTGCATTACTTTTATTCATTTTGATTTTAGGACCCACCGTGTTTTTGCTTGCCGCTTATGTACAAAATACTGGGGCGTACCTGTCTGATATTGTGCGTAATACGTTTAATTTATTTGCCTACGATAAGACTGACTGGATTGGTGGTTGGACTATTTTTTATTGGGGCTGGTGGCTAGCTTGGGCACCTTTTGTTGGACTTTTTATTGCTCGAATTTCTCGTGGTAGAACTATCCGTGAATTTGTTATTGGTGTTTTGGTTATCCCCACTGCTTTTACGTTATTTTGGATGACAGTGTTCGGTAATTCTGCGATAGATCTTATTTATACTCAGGGTGTAGACAATTTGGGTGAGATGGTCAGTACAAATGCGCCTGTCGCGTTATTTGTATTTTTAGAAAACTTCCCATTTCAACAATTCTTAAGTGGTATTGCGACCTTGATGGTTGTGGTGTTCTTTGTGACATCATGCGATTCGGGGGCAATGGTGGTTGATATGCTCTGCTCGCATGGCAGAAATGATACACCGATTTGGCAACGCATTTATTGGGCTGTAGGCGTAGGTCTTGTTGCGGCAATATTGCTGACCGCGGGTGGTCTAAATGCCCTGCAAACGATGACCATTGCGACAGCTTTACCTTTTTCCATTATTCTGCTGCTTTCTTTAGTGGGGCTTATAAAAGCGCTACGAATCGAAAACCATAAAAAGGCCAGTCTGGCGATGAACTTGCATCCACATCCTTCCACTACTGACAGTGGTTGGGAGCAACGATTATCGTCAATTATTCAATTTCCTAACAAAACAGCCGTTACCCATTTTATTGATACAACAGCGCGACCAGCTTTGGATAAGGTCTGTCTAGAATTGGCTAAAAACCAAGTCGAGTCTGAGATAGTCAATGAATCAGGCATGTTGAGTTTGAATGTTCAATACGGCAGTGAGCATTCATTTGTATTCGGCGTGAAGTGCGAAAAATACCGTCAACCTAGTTACTCGCCAGATAACGAGGAATTTCAAGAAGGTAGTGACGACCATACTTATTATCGAGCTGAAGTGCATTTGGCCGAAGGTGGGCAAGATTACGATATTATGGGATGGTCGAAACAAGCCGTTATCAATGATGTGATTGACCAATATCATAAACATCAGCATTTTCTTCATCTATTGCGCTGA
- a CDS encoding bile acid:sodium symporter family protein, translated as MSDSILTQVILPLVLALIMFGMGLSLTKQDFLELGKEPKPVAIGLFGQLLILPLLAYGIAIFFNLSEHLAVGIMILAACPGGTSSNILSQLARANLALSVSLTAVTTLICVVTTPLIIRFAIEEFNDTPVESFSLLSTTLGLIFITLIPVLVGILIRHNFANFAIRSEVFFRRLSTGFLIFMIAAITYQERTTFLTSFALLSEAVISLNLLAIGSGLLLGLIFKLVKRDTVTLGIEVGVQNSAMAMLISITFLDRPDYAIAAGIYGLAMYLGAGLLIFGARRFPTKSIAKSV; from the coding sequence ATGAGCGATTCGATTTTAACCCAAGTTATTCTGCCTTTAGTGTTGGCGCTTATCATGTTTGGTATGGGTTTAAGCTTAACCAAACAAGACTTTTTAGAGCTTGGTAAAGAGCCTAAGCCGGTCGCGATAGGTTTGTTTGGGCAACTACTAATCTTGCCTCTACTGGCTTACGGTATCGCAATATTTTTTAATTTATCTGAGCACTTAGCGGTAGGCATAATGATACTTGCTGCCTGCCCCGGTGGTACTAGCTCGAATATTCTTAGTCAGTTAGCCAGAGCAAACCTCGCGCTGTCGGTTAGTCTAACCGCAGTGACCACATTGATTTGTGTTGTCACCACCCCACTTATTATTCGCTTTGCTATAGAGGAATTTAACGACACCCCAGTTGAGTCATTTTCATTATTGAGTACCACCTTAGGTCTTATTTTCATTACCTTAATACCGGTACTTGTCGGTATCTTAATCAGGCACAACTTTGCTAATTTTGCGATACGCAGCGAGGTGTTTTTTAGGCGGCTTTCTACTGGTTTTTTAATATTTATGATAGCGGCCATTACCTACCAAGAACGAACAACGTTTTTAACGTCCTTTGCATTATTGTCAGAAGCTGTTATCTCATTAAATCTATTGGCTATAGGTAGTGGATTGTTGCTAGGGTTAATCTTTAAACTAGTTAAACGAGATACTGTGACATTGGGCATTGAAGTCGGCGTTCAAAATAGCGCAATGGCGATGCTGATCTCCATCACTTTTTTAGACAGACCCGATTATGCTATTGCTGCAGGCATATATGGTCTAGCGATGTATCTGGGTGCGGGATTATTGATATTTGGAGCTAGGCGCTTTCCAACTAAAAGCATTGCCAAGAGTGTCTGA
- a CDS encoding histidine kinase dimerization/phospho-acceptor domain-containing protein — protein sequence MEFTVEQRTRELTNANLKLTKIDSRRRQFIADVSHELRTPLTIIRGEAQVTLRLKSACEEDYQATLTAILEQSVNLSRLVDDLLL from the coding sequence TTGGAGTTTACAGTAGAGCAGCGCACCAGAGAGCTTACTAATGCTAACTTAAAACTTACAAAAATCGATTCTAGGCGTCGCCAATTCATAGCCGATGTATCCCATGAACTCAGAACACCATTGACTATTATTCGTGGAGAAGCACAAGTCACACTGAGGCTTAAATCTGCATGCGAGGAAGATTATCAAGCCACATTGACAGCTATATTAGAACAATCGGTCAACCTAAGCAGATTAGTGGATGATTTACTGCTCTAA
- a CDS encoding pyridoxal-phosphate-dependent aminotransferase family protein — MRIKSPQGILSLDNILPEEPLLMMGAGPVPIPARVAAANGIVINHLGDTMAQIIEQVKLMTRYVFQTETGHILGVAGPGSAAMEMAVANLVLPGSKVLSVCSGFFSNRLAEMAERVEANVVRLVVEKGQSADPEVVADYIAQNHPQVLTIVQGETSSTVCNTNLAAIAAAAKEHNCLVIVDAVCTLSTMEFDMDEWGIDAVITGGQKGLSCIPGVSLIGFSDKAWQHIESRTYQLRHWCLDAKLADQFWYKKAYHYTAPVSGILAIHEALRLVCTETLKVRFDRHLRSSKALQAGIEAMGLSLHVKPAARLNSVVGINLPDGVEGKQLLSTMSNRYKVEISGSFGANIVRIGQMGEQCRAHNLFRTLHAFGASFNCLGQKLDLPAGMAALESSLDQYGFDDQI; from the coding sequence GTGCGTATTAAATCGCCTCAAGGTATTTTGTCTTTAGACAATATTTTACCCGAAGAACCTTTGTTAATGATGGGGGCGGGGCCCGTACCAATTCCAGCTAGAGTGGCTGCGGCAAATGGTATCGTGATCAATCATTTGGGCGACACTATGGCGCAGATTATTGAACAGGTAAAGTTGATGACGCGTTATGTGTTTCAGACCGAGACCGGGCATATATTAGGTGTTGCGGGTCCGGGCTCTGCGGCGATGGAAATGGCCGTGGCGAATTTGGTTTTGCCGGGCAGTAAAGTACTTAGTGTGTGTAGTGGTTTTTTCAGTAATCGTTTAGCCGAAATGGCCGAGCGTGTTGAAGCTAACGTAGTGCGTTTGGTGGTAGAAAAAGGACAAAGTGCAGACCCAGAAGTGGTAGCAGACTATATTGCACAAAATCATCCTCAAGTGTTGACCATAGTCCAAGGTGAAACCTCAAGTACCGTCTGTAATACTAACTTGGCAGCTATCGCTGCAGCCGCCAAAGAACATAACTGCTTAGTGATTGTGGATGCCGTTTGTACCTTGAGTACCATGGAATTTGATATGGACGAGTGGGGTATAGACGCGGTGATTACCGGCGGTCAGAAAGGTTTGTCATGTATTCCCGGCGTGTCGTTAATCGGTTTTTCTGATAAGGCTTGGCAACATATTGAGTCGCGCACTTACCAATTGCGTCATTGGTGTTTAGATGCAAAGTTGGCTGATCAATTCTGGTATAAAAAAGCCTATCATTACACGGCACCTGTTTCAGGTATATTAGCTATACACGAAGCCTTAAGATTGGTCTGTACAGAAACCCTGAAAGTGAGATTTGACCGTCACTTACGAAGTTCCAAAGCGTTGCAAGCAGGGATTGAAGCTATGGGGTTATCGCTGCACGTTAAGCCCGCAGCTCGCTTAAATTCTGTTGTGGGGATAAATCTGCCTGATGGGGTTGAAGGTAAACAATTACTCAGCACGATGTCTAATCGCTACAAAGTTGAAATATCCGGTTCGTTTGGTGCCAATATAGTACGTATTGGGCAGATGGGTGAACAATGCCGCGCTCATAACTTATTTCGCACCTTGCACGCGTTTGGCGCCAGTTTTAATTGTCTTGGCCAAAAACTAGATTTACCAGCAGGTATGGCCGCATTAGAAAGTTCCTTAGATCAATACGGTTTTGACGACCAAATTTAA
- a CDS encoding response regulator transcription factor: MTILLADDERPLLNFLERGLRAEGYECSTLSELHEVLPYISKNTPEIVVLDRLFGSEDSLTIVEAIKALPSPPMILILTALDDVSEQVNGLQKGADDYLCKPFDFDELLARIAALRRRADKSAPSPRNTLGIGSLELAMDERTARINGTEISLTKLEFELLVYLTENQKKVLSRERILSRDWQTKSELQTNIFDVYISRLRRKLEDQPKITIQTLRGNGYRLSLLNQA, translated from the coding sequence ATGACAATTTTGTTAGCCGATGATGAAAGGCCCTTATTGAATTTTTTAGAACGTGGATTAAGGGCAGAAGGATATGAATGCTCGACCCTAAGTGAATTGCACGAAGTGTTACCTTACATCAGCAAAAACACCCCTGAAATTGTAGTACTTGACAGACTATTTGGCTCTGAAGACAGTTTAACTATCGTCGAGGCTATAAAAGCCCTGCCCTCCCCACCCATGATATTGATTTTAACCGCATTAGACGACGTCAGCGAACAGGTCAATGGATTACAAAAAGGGGCGGATGATTATTTATGTAAACCCTTTGATTTCGACGAGTTACTGGCGCGCATTGCCGCACTTCGTCGGCGTGCAGATAAATCTGCACCATCTCCTCGTAACACGTTGGGTATTGGTTCTCTTGAATTGGCAATGGATGAACGCACTGCAAGAATAAACGGAACTGAGATTTCATTAACCAAACTAGAATTTGAATTACTGGTTTATCTAACAGAAAACCAAAAAAAAGTATTATCTAGAGAGCGGATTTTAAGTCGGGATTGGCAAACTAAAAGCGAACTCCAAACAAATATTTTCGATGTATACATTAGCCGCTTAAGACGCAAACTGGAGGACCAACCTAAGATCACCATCCAAACATTAAGAGGCAATGGATACAGGCTTAGCTTATTAAACCAAGCCTAA